The Punica granatum isolate Tunisia-2019 chromosome 4, ASM765513v2, whole genome shotgun sequence sequence CCAGCACTATTTTGTCGGGATTTCATGCAACTCAGAAtatattcagaaaaaaaattaattctttaaGGGATATTAGAGATATTTTAGTGTATATTTTGGATGTATTGAGTGTCTTATATGGATACTTATGAGAGGGACGAGCCTTATACAAAACAGTTGTCTGATAGGCATATAAGATCACGAATAATCGTCTAGGAAAGTATTCCGATTATTAATTCTCTTTTACACTTTGTTTGGATAATGGAGTGGGATGAGTTATGAAGGGATGGGTTATGGAGGGATGGGGTGGGGTGGTTTATGAGGGATTTTCTTAACACTTCATAATTCATGTTTGGATAGTTGCAAGAAAGGATGGggtaaaaaattataagcaTGTTATTTGATCATTATACCCATTTTATATAATGTAAGAACAAACATAAAcaacatattatataatatttacgATATATACAAATAGGTATAAAgatatgcatatatgtatgCCTGTATAGTGTATCAGGTAAACGGATATATACATAGTAATATAATATGTACATATACGGACCGAAGGAGACGGAAACGAACGAACAATTGATgttgatacatatataaaagaggtttcgacaaaataaataaataacagtGGTGTATATATAACAGTAACcgctataatatatatacatataggtGTATATATGAACAAAGAAAGGTAATAAGGTTAAAGAGGGCATTATagcaattttataaaaaaacaagggttaaaaataaattttgataacTTATTTCTTTATAACACCCCAAATTGGTggcataaaaaaaatgagcTTTTGGTGGGTTATAGAGGGATAAATAATCCCACATAACCTTTCATAACCctctattttttaattggCAAACATGAATTGTTCTAATCCCTTCATAAAACTCCCTTCCTTAACCCTCATAAATCCAAACAAGGTATTAGAGTTTAGAATTTTGTAGAGTGAAAGAGTAGTGAGTATTGAAAAGATTGTGATTCTCTTTCTAGTTAAGGTCTTATGACAGGATTGAAAAACACGAATGTGATATCAAAAGTTTATTATCTCATGTCTTACTAAAAGCGGAATCTTTATTCTTCATCATGAATATTTCACTCGATATGAGTATTCTGCCTCATATATCTCAgtgtttattaattttttttaggagCGCAAAAGTTTCATTTCAACTTAGGGGAAAGCTAACAGTACAAGGCCTCAAAAGCTCagaatatatacacatatataaatactcGGCGTTCTTTTTCACGATTTAAAGCACGCTTGTCGACACTTTCCTAGAGAATATTTAGGGCTTATTTGGTTTTAGGAtagtattttagaatcacaattctaacttaactctacccactacaaaacaaaataactcatacaaagtcaaagagtggacctcatttataccacttttttcacaacaaaacaacataactcatacaaagttaaagggtgggccccatttattccaatcaaaatcaaaatcaaaatctgattttaaaatcctactatgaaaccaaacgcaaccttagATATCGAAAATATAATCATACATAGTAGTACAGCGTTATGGCGTGATATGCATAACAGTCCATCTCATAGTTGGGTAACATGTCAAGTACACATCAAGGCAACTGCCAATTCACTCCAACTCATCGTATTCATGTTTCGACTTGTCCCTTTACTGCGCTTGTCCTGCACAAAAATGTATCTAAACAGGATAGATTCGGGTCCTCAGCGATCTTTGTCCCTAAATCAGCATAATCCTTAAAGTTCTGTTTTCGTTAAGTAGAATAATTCCATTTTTCTGTCATTGATAGTGTCGAACCTAAGCTTTTAGAAATTGGAAACATATCAGATCATAAACTTCTTTTACTATAATCTTATATTATCAAAATGGCACACTCTGTGACCGGATCAATAGCTTATCTTCATACAAAAGAAGTATCTCCAATACCATTGGCGCTTGGATCTGTCAGTTGCTCCGATCTCGAAGGTGATCAGATATGCAACTAGGATTATCgtgaaatataataattttcagaATTGCTGGGAATAGATAAGCCTAGCTAGATTACTCCTGCTGGGGATCGGCTTCAATCTCTTGAGCTAACTCCTTACTCAATTGATCAGCTCGATCATCCTGTCCACCTGCAAAGTTGTAGACCCGAAAGGCGAGCTGAAAAGCTCGCCAGAGCATCTTTATGCTAGCCTTTGCCTTGATATTGGCCTTCGACCCCTTTTCTGTATCACTTGCTGCATTTATCTCTCTTTGTTCCTACGGAAATCACAAGAGCTCCAGTGTCATTCAGGTATTCTAGACAATGTATGACAATACAACGTTTTTCTACCTTGAGGGCTAACTCCATGCAGCCCGAAGAAACATCCACCATAGATTCTTTGATCCGGTCCACTATCCCAAAATCAAAGTGAATATTGTGGCTATTGAGTCGCTTCATTTCTTCGTCTTTGCTCCTTTCAAGTGAATCTATCTCTTCCTTGATCTGTTTTTGGTATCCTTTGTATCAGTCACTAGGAGGTTACATATAGATGTGCTCAAAAGAATTTCTCTAACTATAAGTAGCAGAAGCACACCTTGTTGAAGTAGGATTCGATCTTATTGAGGAGCCGGTTCAGAGGAGGCTCTACTTTCCAGCTTTGTAGCTCAGTATGTATTCCCTCCAATCTCAAGTATAATGCTGCTGCCATCCTCAGTGCTTCGAGCTTCTTGGTCGGAAAGTCTTCAAACCTTGCCAACACCTGTATTCTGTGAAGCATAAGGTCTCATAGGTTTGAAAAGCCTATAGATCCAAGATCAAATGATGTCAAAATAGATAGTACGTGCCTGAGTCTCATCGGTTAATTTCTCCAAGTGTTGTTCTACGTACTGGTGGAATTTAACAAGCTCAGCCATGTCCTTCGTTTGAAAAGCAGTAATGGCAGTTTTAACCTCTTCAATTGAACTGCTGTACTTCTCGACATCTTCTTCGATTTGGTGAAAGTACGTTGATCTGCAAGAAAGAATTCCAAGGTTCAGTCCACATAAATAAAAGCATGTGTTGAGGTGGGCATAGTATGAAGTGATACGCAAACCTTTTGGTCATTTCTGCGATTGCGTCGGCCATTCCTTGTCCGGATGATGCTCCAAACTGTGCCTTTCTGCGCTGTGATAGATTACCTCTCAAATTCCTTCCTTCCAACTTTCCCTTCAGTACCTGGTACAATTTTCCCATTTGAGTTGATCTCTTCAACTTGGCATTTGCTTTCTTAGCTCTCAGGGCCTTCGCCATTCCTCCTGGCGGCAGCGGTGGCGGCGGCGGCGCCACTTCCTTTAATGCTCCTCTGAAGGCTGGAGTTGGCGGTGGGTTTGGTGGGTGTGGAGACCGTGGCTGCTGATAGTGCGGTGGAGAAGAGCAATTTGGTGTTGGTGGTGGCAGAGGTGGTGCTTTCACATCTCGTAAACTTCTTGTCCGAGGCATCCCATTTGAATTA is a genomic window containing:
- the LOC116204374 gene encoding uncharacterized protein At4g04980-like, which gives rise to MASEIYREMPMLLHNKSAPFQELLVISEDEVETEMENSCGWVGNIMLEVELRKKILIFRDFIDLPPCDPSSPIHNLMMRTVEDLYKLYPSIKPQNLILEKTELSIHEGLINLYDALKSVEGSWAINNSWISNFDDSTEDSLENDSLDQLGGRVLTKLHHLIKLAREMFDVMDDEEEYEDRGMQGTIFGDILNEWYSENKTTCSSPDTPTLLHLEFTEDPFFEPFLLPRRIQAVRQLKLLDSNMRSFSFNRLFHKQGHNLGKEINKEGGPKTDVQEVDEEPSVEKIHKDSADLDATIDNSNGMPRTRSLRDVKAPPLPPPTPNCSSPPHYQQPRSPHPPNPPPTPAFRGALKEVAPPPPPLPPGGMAKALRAKKANAKLKRSTQMGKLYQVLKGKLEGRNLRGNLSQRRKAQFGASSGQGMADAIAEMTKRSTYFHQIEEDVEKYSSSIEEVKTAITAFQTKDMAELVKFHQYVEQHLEKLTDETQVLARFEDFPTKKLEALRMAAALYLRLEGIHTELQSWKVEPPLNRLLNKIESYFNKIKEEIDSLERSKDEEMKRLNSHNIHFDFGIVDRIKESMVDVSSGCMELALKEQREINAASDTEKGSKANIKAKASIKMLWRAFQLAFRVYNFAGGQDDRADQLSKELAQEIEADPQQE